From the Chloroflexus aurantiacus J-10-fl genome, one window contains:
- a CDS encoding heme-dependent oxidative N-demethylase family protein translates to MIEAWPFDPFVIPSPQVLRVGAYPLHGAPVFHVDPDHYYAELMLKRALLAADHSYYVQAYPESLPAQWELLEWGLAELHRSYPDWFVLRQRGAELEWENRLTNQVSTIRIGDDLGLLPIDWLGRQVQEDLLLMAVDEASGHPLIAGQLCFPNRWCLSDKMGLPLAAIHGPVPGFIAQLARSTDQLISRLQPQRPVWRRNWSLVVLPDLDLSPRLGPLDQQKSTVTADNAGERVFYRVERQTLVRMARHPVVLFTVRTYVAPLAQLTSNPQWTAAMAQLLRQLDPAILDYKGITPYLRPLLEHLDRRLYDLVS, encoded by the coding sequence CGTTCGATCCTTTCGTTATTCCCTCGCCGCAGGTATTACGAGTCGGTGCATACCCACTGCACGGCGCGCCGGTTTTTCACGTCGATCCTGATCACTATTACGCCGAATTGATGCTGAAACGGGCATTGTTGGCTGCCGACCACTCGTACTATGTGCAGGCATACCCTGAGAGTCTGCCGGCACAGTGGGAACTGCTGGAATGGGGATTGGCTGAGCTACACCGTTCCTACCCTGATTGGTTCGTGCTGCGACAGCGTGGGGCAGAACTGGAGTGGGAAAATCGGCTGACCAACCAGGTGTCAACAATTCGGATTGGTGATGATCTCGGTCTGTTGCCAATCGACTGGCTCGGTCGCCAGGTGCAGGAAGATTTGCTGCTGATGGCGGTTGATGAAGCGTCCGGGCATCCGCTCATTGCCGGTCAGCTCTGCTTTCCCAACCGCTGGTGCCTCTCCGATAAGATGGGGTTACCGCTGGCCGCTATCCACGGGCCGGTGCCCGGTTTCATCGCGCAACTGGCCCGATCAACTGATCAATTGATAAGTCGATTGCAGCCGCAGCGTCCCGTCTGGCGGCGTAACTGGTCACTGGTTGTGTTACCCGATCTTGATCTCTCTCCGCGCCTCGGTCCCCTCGATCAGCAAAAGAGCACAGTAACCGCAGACAATGCCGGTGAACGTGTCTTCTACCGTGTGGAGCGACAGACACTTGTGCGTATGGCCCGCCATCCGGTCGTCTTGTTTACGGTGCGCACCTACGTGGCCCCGCTGGCACAACTGACCAGCAATCCGCAGTGGACGGCTGCCATGGCTCAGCTTCTCCGCCAGCTCGATCCGGCAATTCTCGACTATAAAGGAATTACCCCCTACTTGCGTCCGCTTCTAGAGCATCTGGATCGTCGACTGTACGATCTGGTGTCATAG
- a CDS encoding SH3 domain-containing protein: MRENPERQTRGTDPRPGDAAQRRDTARTERLDATASAPHWRPTSAVSGTTYSGNFSQILIRWLQQRGWMYLIGGLVLIVLIFILSLSLLRGDRREAPLGVPTAPMLEQPTTATDIQSGTGTLAPTAAPTPAPRFFVVINTGGQGLFLRPQPNRNNQPIATLPDGTRVEQIGDDVVGADFVWRPVRTPDGLEGYVAVDFLAPAQ, translated from the coding sequence ATGAGAGAGAATCCAGAACGGCAGACTAGAGGTACCGATCCCCGACCAGGTGATGCGGCTCAGCGACGTGACACAGCACGTACTGAACGTCTTGACGCCACAGCGTCTGCGCCGCACTGGCGACCGACATCTGCTGTCAGTGGTACTACATACAGCGGCAATTTTTCCCAGATTTTGATTCGGTGGTTACAACAACGGGGTTGGATGTACCTGATTGGTGGCCTTGTGCTCATCGTCCTGATTTTTATTCTGTCGCTGTCTCTCCTACGGGGTGATCGTCGAGAAGCACCATTAGGTGTTCCTACTGCCCCCATGCTTGAACAACCCACAACTGCTACTGATATCCAAAGTGGTACCGGCACCTTAGCTCCCACCGCAGCCCCAACACCCGCTCCGCGCTTCTTTGTGGTCATCAATACTGGCGGTCAGGGTCTCTTCCTCCGCCCTCAACCCAATCGCAACAACCAGCCAATTGCTACGCTTCCTGATGGCACCCGCGTTGAGCAGATCGGCGATGATGTTGTCGGTGCTGATTTTGTCTGGCGACCGGTACGCACCCCCGATGGCCTGGAAGGGTACGTCGCTGTCGATTTTCTTGCCCCGGCTCAGTAA
- a CDS encoding HD domain-containing phosphohydrolase, with translation MQNQPYNVLVIDDDPNVRDILSSLLKRERCVVRTAASGQIGIAAARSELPDLILLDVMMPDLDGFSVCRMLREDPLTAEVPIIMITALDDRASRLEGVKAGADEFLSKPVELSELRLRVRTMQRINRYRRLIEERERAAAQERLLTEQARQAAQAIAEAYDQTLIGWSRALDLRDKETEGHSQRVAQLTLAVAQALNIPPEEQINMWRGAMLHDIGKIGVPDAILHKPGPLTEEEWEIMRRHTTYAYELLYPIAYLRPALDIPYCHHEKWDGTGYPRGLRGEQIPLAARIFALVDVWDALTNDRPYRKAWSREQAWQYIHDQKGKHFDPQLVDLFLSIAAPDLTKVMERQVSGGKED, from the coding sequence ATGCAAAATCAACCCTATAATGTGTTGGTCATCGACGATGACCCTAACGTGCGTGATATTCTAAGTAGCCTGCTCAAACGTGAACGCTGTGTCGTCCGCACCGCAGCATCAGGGCAAATCGGCATTGCGGCTGCCAGGTCCGAGTTACCCGATCTCATCCTGCTTGATGTCATGATGCCCGATCTCGATGGGTTCAGTGTCTGCCGCATGTTGCGTGAAGATCCGCTGACGGCTGAAGTTCCCATTATTATGATTACTGCGCTTGATGATCGGGCTTCGCGGCTGGAAGGGGTAAAAGCCGGGGCTGATGAGTTTTTATCCAAGCCGGTCGAATTGAGCGAGTTGCGCCTGCGGGTGCGCACGATGCAGCGGATCAACCGCTACCGCCGATTAATTGAAGAGCGCGAGCGCGCAGCAGCTCAGGAGCGTCTCCTGACCGAGCAAGCCCGGCAGGCAGCCCAGGCGATTGCCGAAGCGTATGATCAAACGCTGATCGGCTGGTCACGTGCCCTCGATCTCCGGGACAAAGAGACAGAGGGACATTCACAACGAGTCGCTCAACTTACGCTGGCTGTGGCGCAGGCACTCAATATTCCTCCAGAAGAGCAGATCAATATGTGGCGCGGGGCGATGCTCCATGATATTGGCAAAATTGGCGTACCAGACGCCATTTTGCACAAACCAGGACCACTAACCGAAGAAGAATGGGAGATTATGCGTCGCCACACAACCTATGCCTACGAGTTACTCTACCCAATCGCTTACCTGCGCCCCGCCCTGGACATTCCATATTGCCATCATGAAAAATGGGATGGTACCGGCTACCCACGAGGCTTGCGCGGTGAACAGATTCCACTCGCGGCCCGTATCTTTGCCCTGGTTGATGTTTGGGATGCGCTGACCAATGATCGACCCTACCGCAAGGCTTGGAGTCGTGAGCAAGCCTGGCAATACATTCACGATCAAAAGGGTAAACATTTTGATCCGCAACTGGTTGATCTTTTTCTCTCCATTGCTGCACCTGACCTGACGAAGGTGATGGAACGCCAGGTTTCTGGAGGGAAAGAAGATTAG